Proteins from a genomic interval of Candidatus Thermoplasmatota archaeon:
- the acs gene encoding acetate--CoA ligase, protein MPEIERLLTERRRFPPPPEFARRAVVDAKAEARLRKAAEEDVETFWANEARARVTWAKPFARTLSWNPPFARWFEDGELNVSENCLDRHLAERGAKPAIVWEGEPGDARTLTYAELARDVNRFANGLAALGIGRGDRVAIYMPMVPEAAVAMLACARLGATHSVVFGGFSAEALKDRCVDAGAKAIITADGGFRKGAVVPLKANADVAAAGAPTVERVVVLERAKNEIAWHDRDVAWSDVVKGQSSERAPEPLPAEHPLFILYTSGSTGKPKGILHTTGGYLVGAATTTQWVFDLREDDVYWCTADIGWVTGHSYGVYGPLALGATTVMYEGAPMTPTPDRWWDIVERRRVTVFYTAPTAIRAFMRLGDAPPKAHDLSSLRLLGTVGEPINPEAWMWYRDTIGGGRCPVVDTWWQTETGAIVVSPLPGATETKPGSATKPLPGYVLDVVDRQGRPVGPDEGGFLVIRKPWPSMLRAIWGDDERYRKQYWSDVPGVYFTGDAARRDKDGDLWIMGRVDDVLNVAGHRLSTMEIESALVSHPIVAEAAVVGRPDPERGQAVVAFVTLKRDAEAGDGARSKLCDHVAKQIGPIARPAEIRFAEALPKTRSGKIMRRLLRDVAAGAAVKGDVTTLEDFTVLERLRAGEED, encoded by the coding sequence ATGCCCGAGATCGAGCGCCTCCTCACGGAACGCCGTCGCTTCCCTCCGCCCCCCGAGTTCGCGCGCCGCGCGGTCGTCGACGCGAAGGCGGAGGCCCGTCTCCGCAAGGCCGCCGAGGAGGACGTCGAGACGTTCTGGGCGAACGAGGCCCGCGCGCGCGTCACGTGGGCGAAGCCGTTCGCGCGGACGCTCTCCTGGAACCCGCCCTTCGCGCGCTGGTTCGAGGACGGCGAGCTGAACGTGAGCGAGAACTGCCTCGACCGGCACCTCGCGGAGCGCGGCGCGAAGCCCGCGATCGTATGGGAGGGGGAGCCGGGCGACGCGCGCACGCTGACCTACGCCGAGCTCGCGCGCGATGTCAACCGCTTCGCGAACGGACTCGCGGCGCTCGGCATCGGGCGAGGGGACCGCGTCGCGATCTATATGCCGATGGTGCCCGAGGCGGCCGTCGCGATGCTCGCGTGCGCGCGCCTCGGCGCGACGCACTCGGTCGTGTTCGGCGGCTTCAGCGCGGAGGCGCTCAAGGACCGCTGCGTCGACGCCGGCGCGAAGGCCATCATCACCGCCGACGGCGGCTTCCGCAAGGGCGCGGTCGTGCCGCTCAAGGCGAACGCGGACGTCGCGGCCGCGGGCGCGCCGACCGTCGAGCGCGTGGTCGTGCTCGAACGGGCGAAGAACGAGATCGCTTGGCACGACCGCGACGTCGCGTGGTCCGACGTGGTGAAGGGCCAGTCCTCGGAGCGCGCGCCGGAGCCGCTTCCCGCCGAACACCCGCTTTTCATTCTCTACACGAGCGGTTCGACGGGGAAGCCGAAGGGCATCCTGCACACGACCGGCGGCTACCTCGTCGGCGCGGCCACGACCACACAGTGGGTCTTCGACCTGCGCGAAGACGACGTCTACTGGTGCACCGCCGACATCGGGTGGGTGACGGGCCACTCCTATGGCGTGTACGGCCCGCTCGCGCTCGGCGCGACGACGGTCATGTACGAAGGCGCGCCGATGACGCCGACTCCCGACCGCTGGTGGGACATCGTGGAGCGCCGCCGCGTCACCGTGTTCTACACCGCGCCGACCGCCATCCGCGCGTTCATGCGCCTCGGCGACGCGCCGCCGAAGGCGCACGACCTCTCGAGCCTGCGCCTTCTCGGCACCGTCGGCGAGCCGATCAATCCCGAAGCCTGGATGTGGTACCGCGACACGATCGGCGGCGGGCGCTGCCCCGTCGTGGACACGTGGTGGCAGACCGAGACCGGCGCCATCGTCGTCTCGCCCCTTCCCGGCGCGACGGAGACGAAGCCGGGCAGCGCGACGAAGCCCCTTCCCGGCTACGTCCTCGACGTCGTCGATCGGCAGGGCCGACCCGTCGGCCCCGACGAGGGCGGATTCCTCGTGATCCGCAAGCCGTGGCCCTCCATGCTCCGCGCTATTTGGGGCGACGACGAACGTTACCGCAAGCAGTACTGGAGCGACGTGCCGGGCGTCTACTTCACGGGCGACGCGGCGCGCCGCGACAAGGACGGCGACCTCTGGATCATGGGCCGCGTGGACGACGTCCTCAACGTCGCGGGCCACCGCCTGAGCACGATGGAGATCGAAAGCGCGCTCGTGAGCCACCCGATCGTCGCGGAGGCCGCGGTCGTCGGACGACCCGACCCCGAGCGCGGCCAGGCCGTCGTCGCGTTCGTGACGCTCAAGCGCGACGCCGAGGCCGGCGACGGCGCGCGTTCGAAGCTCTGCGACCACGTCGCAAAGCAGATCGGTCCCATCGCGCGCCCCGCGGAGATCCGCTTCGCGGAGGCGCTTCCAAAGACGCGAAGCGGGAAGATCATGCGCCGGCTCCTGCGCGACGTCGCGGCGGGCGCCGCGGTCAAGGGCGACGTGACGACGCTCGAGGATTTCACGGTGCTCGAACGGCTGCGGGCGGGCGAGGAGGACTGA
- a CDS encoding zinc ribbon domain-containing protein: protein MSPPRTPFLRVVRWSQVLYGAFVGALVFEALGAGPLDAGGLALRGVVFGLATLVFAVVLQNQHKYGLVPDYSLKCRFCNGPVNRYSEFCEHCGADLIAPEKLVACPRCGAEVYEGTKHCPECGSSLASTKKGKKGKKAKREEAPDTASVGWSTPVDAVSGFPDDDEPRR from the coding sequence GTGAGCCCGCCCCGGACGCCCTTCCTGCGCGTCGTGCGCTGGAGCCAGGTCCTCTACGGCGCCTTCGTCGGCGCGCTCGTCTTCGAGGCGCTCGGCGCGGGCCCGCTCGACGCGGGCGGGCTCGCCTTGCGGGGCGTCGTCTTCGGGCTCGCGACGCTCGTGTTCGCCGTGGTGCTGCAGAACCAGCACAAGTACGGCCTCGTCCCCGACTACTCGCTGAAGTGCCGCTTCTGCAACGGGCCCGTGAACCGGTACTCGGAGTTCTGCGAGCACTGCGGCGCGGACCTCATCGCGCCCGAGAAGCTCGTCGCGTGCCCCCGCTGCGGCGCCGAGGTGTACGAAGGGACGAAACATTGCCCCGAATGCGGATCGAGCCTCGCCTCGACGAAGAAGGGCAAGAAGGGGAAGAAGGCGAAGCGCGAGGAGGCGCCGGACACGGCCTCCGTGGGCTGGTCCACGCCCGTCGACGCCGTGAGCGGCTTCCCGGACGACGACGAGCCCCGGCGCTGA
- the dcd gene encoding dCTP deaminase, whose amino-acid sequence MILSDRDLKARLAAGDLVVDPLDDPDLQIQPASIDLRLGNDFLTFRPPHVAYIDPRTKSAEDITEPLHVADGGQFILQPGEFALGTTYERVRVPADLVARVEGRSSLGRLAVVVHATAGFIDPGFEGHITLELSNLGRIAVALAPKMRVAQVVLHALSSPAERPYGEARGSKYQGQRGPVASRITRDRDAR is encoded by the coding sequence GTGATCCTCTCCGACCGCGACCTCAAGGCGCGGCTCGCCGCGGGCGACCTCGTCGTGGACCCGCTCGACGACCCCGATCTCCAGATCCAGCCCGCCTCGATCGACCTGCGCCTGGGGAACGATTTCCTCACGTTCCGCCCTCCGCACGTCGCGTACATCGACCCCCGCACGAAGAGCGCGGAGGACATCACGGAGCCGCTCCACGTCGCCGACGGCGGCCAGTTCATCCTCCAGCCGGGGGAGTTCGCCCTCGGCACGACGTACGAGCGCGTGCGCGTGCCGGCGGACCTCGTCGCGCGCGTGGAGGGCCGCTCGAGCCTGGGCCGCCTCGCGGTCGTCGTGCACGCGACGGCCGGGTTCATCGATCCCGGTTTCGAGGGGCACATCACGCTCGAGCTCTCGAACCTCGGCCGCATCGCGGTCGCGCTCGCGCCGAAGATGCGCGTCGCCCAGGTGGTGCTGCACGCGCTCTCTTCGCCCGCGGAACGGCCGTACGGCGAGGCCCGCGGCTCGAAGTACCAGGGGCAGCGGGGCCCGGTCGCGAGCCGCATCACGCGCGACCGGGACGCGCGCTGA
- the rlmB gene encoding 23S rRNA (guanosine(2251)-2'-O)-methyltransferase RlmB: MRGPAPGGSGERALVLGRKPVLEALAGSRHVRRIHLLDPDSKDANVRAIVAAAEAAGVPVLRATAGALDRLARGTSHQGAAAECEPLEYVSLDDILKLAERRGEPAFIILLDHVEDPHNLGAVLRVADGAGAHGVVIPERGAAGLGPAAIKASAGAAEHVPVARVSTTMDAVNRLKRAGVWICGTAADEGKTYFDERLTGPLALAMGSEGEGLSGPVRKHVDFFVRIPMKGGVSSLNVSVATAIIAYERLRQSTQPKA, from the coding sequence ATGCGCGGACCGGCCCCCGGCGGAAGCGGCGAGCGGGCGCTCGTCCTCGGGCGCAAGCCCGTCCTCGAGGCGCTCGCGGGAAGCCGCCACGTGCGGCGGATCCACCTCCTCGACCCCGACTCGAAGGACGCGAACGTGCGCGCCATCGTCGCCGCTGCCGAGGCCGCGGGCGTCCCGGTCCTCCGCGCGACCGCGGGCGCGCTCGACCGGCTCGCGCGCGGCACGTCGCATCAGGGCGCCGCCGCCGAATGCGAGCCGCTCGAGTACGTCTCGCTCGACGACATCCTCAAGCTCGCAGAGCGGCGCGGCGAGCCGGCGTTCATCATCCTGCTCGACCACGTCGAGGATCCGCACAACCTCGGCGCGGTGCTGCGCGTCGCGGACGGCGCGGGCGCGCACGGCGTCGTGATCCCCGAGCGCGGCGCGGCCGGGCTCGGCCCCGCGGCGATCAAGGCGAGCGCGGGCGCGGCGGAGCACGTCCCCGTCGCGCGCGTCTCCACCACGATGGACGCGGTGAACCGCCTGAAGCGCGCGGGCGTCTGGATCTGCGGCACGGCCGCGGACGAGGGGAAAACGTACTTCGACGAGCGCCTCACGGGACCGCTCGCGCTCGCGATGGGGTCGGAGGGCGAAGGCCTATCGGGCCCCGTGCGCAAGCACGTGGACTTCTTCGTGCGCATCCCGATGAAGGGCGGCGTGTCCTCCCTGAACGTGAGCGTCGCGACCGCGATCATCGCGTACGAGCGCTTGCGCCAGTCGACGCAGCCGAAGGCGTGA
- a CDS encoding acyl-CoA dehydrogenase family protein has translation MPFELTSDQEMIRGVVAEFAAKELSGKPAERIDRERRYPREVMTKLAELGLLGMLVPPEQGGPGTDAVAYAVAVEEIAKASGTTAAAVTVANALVAWPVAKYGSEAIRAKVLAPLLAGQALGAWALAEPASGSDLTAVQTRAEKSGDGYTLHGLKSFVTGAPGADWFIVFAKVAGGDGLTAFVVPKDAEGLKVGPAEKSLSFKGLDMAQVYLHGVQVPSDMRLGDEGQGLAIATAAGDLHRLGVAAVAVGLMQAALDEAIGYSGERVQFRQKIREFQAIQWKVADMDARIRASRLLVFAAAARRDAGADAAADIAAAKLFAGESAKLVTQEGLRIHGGAGFMRDIPPERLNRDARATSVFGGTSEMSRALLASRLLGL, from the coding sequence ATGCCCTTCGAGCTGACCTCGGATCAGGAGATGATCCGCGGCGTCGTGGCGGAGTTCGCGGCCAAGGAGCTTTCCGGTAAGCCCGCCGAGCGGATCGACCGCGAGCGGCGCTACCCGCGCGAGGTCATGACAAAGCTCGCGGAGCTGGGCCTTCTCGGCATGCTCGTCCCGCCCGAGCAGGGCGGCCCCGGGACGGACGCGGTCGCGTACGCGGTCGCGGTGGAGGAGATCGCGAAGGCGAGCGGCACGACCGCCGCCGCGGTCACGGTCGCGAACGCGCTCGTCGCGTGGCCCGTCGCGAAGTATGGCTCGGAGGCGATCCGCGCGAAGGTGCTCGCGCCGCTCCTCGCCGGACAGGCCCTCGGCGCGTGGGCGCTCGCGGAGCCCGCGAGCGGATCCGACCTCACCGCGGTCCAGACGCGCGCGGAGAAGTCGGGCGACGGCTACACGCTCCACGGCCTCAAGTCGTTCGTCACCGGCGCGCCGGGCGCGGACTGGTTCATCGTCTTCGCGAAGGTCGCGGGCGGCGACGGACTCACGGCCTTCGTCGTTCCGAAGGACGCGGAAGGCTTGAAGGTCGGCCCCGCGGAGAAGAGCCTCTCGTTCAAGGGCCTCGACATGGCGCAGGTCTACCTGCACGGCGTTCAGGTCCCCTCGGACATGCGCCTCGGCGACGAGGGCCAGGGCCTCGCCATCGCGACGGCCGCGGGGGACCTTCACCGGCTCGGCGTCGCCGCGGTCGCGGTGGGCCTCATGCAGGCGGCGCTCGACGAGGCGATCGGATACTCGGGCGAGCGCGTGCAGTTCCGCCAGAAGATCCGCGAATTCCAGGCCATCCAGTGGAAGGTCGCGGATATGGACGCGCGCATCCGCGCCTCGCGCCTCCTCGTCTTCGCCGCGGCCGCCCGCCGCGACGCGGGCGCGGACGCCGCCGCCGACATCGCGGCCGCGAAGCTCTTCGCCGGCGAGTCCGCGAAGCTCGTCACCCAGGAGGGCCTGCGCATCCACGGCGGCGCCGGCTTCATGCGCGACATTCCGCCGGAAAGGCTCAACCGCGACGCGCGCGCGACGAGCGTGTTCGGCGGAACGTCGGAAATGTCTCGGGCGCTCCTCGCGTCGAGGTTGCTCGGGCTCTGA